A genomic stretch from Octopus sinensis linkage group LG14, ASM634580v1, whole genome shotgun sequence includes:
- the LOC115218928 gene encoding uncharacterized protein LOC115218928 has protein sequence MVLQKYSASLYRMESLEKCKLTSDTSDLDKQKSDNHFLTQNIQELKWESEQKDRIIDDLQTMVCNLKCRLRTNNLDDDVQLCEEEIKQDTNACQNLKNLFEKVRLADSIKASVENREFIERLIKENEYYKNMVTDLEIRLHSNAPTNNFHKIEIMNLHHDVQEFAQQCHQMTQKLMTYEKFNFPPMSNDFSVIEENKRLRSKISEVQQANKKWRVYNNQREAFYRKLISQLNVTKKDHCNPSSRTIQSYDDMKKNEEELLALKTQVKIYAEDFENERKDREKAQSRISDLESEILKLKHLQDPPHEPMPSKSYYTPKNTRYFEQKEAVPRGISESHYVNHAYQKDSLEPVRKRADKFETDSISNAKQNFICPSCNMVFGSDKQAELLAHVDICF, from the exons ATGGTTTTACAAAAGTATTCTGCAAGTTTATATCGAATGGAGTCCCTAGAAAAATGCAAACTAACCTCAGACACTTCCGATTTGGACAAACAAAAAAGTGATAATCACTTTCTTACACAGAACATACAAGAACTTAAATGGGAGTCTGAACAAAAAGATAGAATAATCGATGATCTTCAAACGATGGTTTGTAATTTAAAATGTAGATTGCGGACCAACAATTTGGATGATGATGTACAATTATGTGAAGAAGAAATTAAACAAGACACAAATGCTTGTCAGAAtcttaaaaatttatttgaaaaggtCAGACTAGCAGACAGCATCAAGGCATCAGTAGAAAACAGAGAATTTATTGAAAGACTCATCAAG GAAAATGAATATTACAAAAACATGGTCACAGATTTAGAGATTCGGTTACACTCCAATGCACCCACAAACAACTTTcacaaaatagaaataatgaatttaCACCATGATGTCCAAGAATTTGCACAGCAATGTCATCAAATGACTCAGAAATTAATGActtatgaaaaatttaattttcctCCAATGTCAAACGAT TTCAGTGtgatagaagaaaataaaagactaCGAAGCAAAATATCAGAAGTCCAGCAAGCAAACAAAAAATGGCGGGTCTATAATAATCAAAGAGAAGCTTTTTATCGGAAATTAATCTCTCAGTTGAATGTCACGAAAAAAGATCATTGTAATCCTTCGAGTAGAACAATACAG AGTTATGATGACATGAAAAAGAATGAGGAAGAACTGCTTGCACTAAAAACTCAGGTGAAAATCTATGCTgaagattttgaaaatgaaagaaaggaccGCGAGAAAGCACAATCACGAATCAGTGATTTAGAATCTGAAATTTTAAAG tTAAAACATTTACAAGATCCCCCTCATGAACCGATGCCCTCAAAATCATATTACACACCAAAaaataccagatattttgagcaaaaG GAAGCTGTACCACGAGGAATATCAGAAAGTCACTATGTGAATCACGCTTACCAAAAAGACAGCCTTGAACCTGTAAGAAAACGTGCTGATAAATTCGAGACAGACAGTATATCCAATGCAAAACAAAACTTTATTTGTCCTAGTTGTAACATGGTGTTTGGCAGTGACAAACAGGCAGAACTTTTAGCACATGTTGACATTTGTTTTTGA